The genomic segment TATGACATTGCCATTCAGGTAATTTATGTGGAAGGCTAATTAATGCAAGCAAATCAAAATGTCAATGATTTTAGTCTAAATGAAACTAATACCACTTCCATGTTGGAATCGATAATTAAATCATTTTACAGTGTTTAGGATGGTTGCCAAGTTCCAACTGCCTATTTAATTTAGGAAAATCCCACCTGGCATTCTCTACACAAGAAACGTACATTGTACACCTCTCTTCTTACTGGGTCAACTTCCGCCTAATACTCACCTTGGTGGAGTTAAACTACACCTGTGTCAATGTGCAACTCGGTCCACTTGTCAATAGGCCAGAGGGATTGGGTATTGTACTGTGGACAGAGACGCAGCCTATTGGACACAAGTGACTATATTATTGGATAATTACTCAGAGGAGTAGGGGTCAGATAGAACTGAATTTCCCTCCTGGTTGGGGTCATGTTACTGACTGGTTATGTCTTCTGAAAGGTCCCCTAGAAATCAATTGTCCTTGTTAGTTTAGTGCCTTGCCCTGTGTTATCAGACTGACCTGGCTCAGACTCAATGCTCTTGGAATAACTGAACTGTTTCACAGCCAGGCGTGCAGATCAGTGGTGTCATGTTGCGCCAGGCAGCATTCTCTCTCACCCTAAAGGGTGTCCGGCGCGGGACCCTATTCACTGTcgttaatgtgtgtgttgtgtgagacagatggagagtgAGTGTGCAAGATGAAGAGAAAGCAATAGGGACCCTGACACAGAGGGGGACAGGCCATATTAGAAAGAGTTCACTGATTTTAACATTATTATAAAATCAAAAAAATTGACACCAGGAAATCCTCACCGGGAATTTAGTTTGGGTAATCTGTATGGGGTCAATTTTACGCCATATGTATTGAATACAATATAAATTGTGAATATGAAAAATAAAGTTGAGAAGGACTGGTGAAATAATGGATGttgaaataaatttaaaaaaacgaTTGAATGCAAAATGTATAAAATTGTAACAAAAATAAGACTTCTAAAGCAAAACCCCAGAACTTCTAAGCAAAATCATTTTAAAGTGAGAGCAAAACTCTATGACAAatgattaatatatatatatatacacatactgctcaaaaaaataaagggaacacttaaaaaacacaatgtaactccaagtcaatcacacttctgtgaaatcaaactgtccacttaggaagcaacactgattgacaataaatgtcacatgctgttgtgcaaatggaatagacaacaggtggaaattataggcatttagcaagacacccccaataaaggagtggttctgcaggtggtgaccacagaccatttCTCAGTtgctatgcttcctggctgatgttttggtcacttttgaatgctggtgctgctttcactctagtggtagcatgagacggagtctacaacccacacaagtggctcaggtagtgcagctcatccaggatggctcatcaatgcgagctgtggcaagaaggtttgctgtgtctgtcagcgtagtgtccagagcatggaggcgctaccaggagacaggccagtacatcaggagatgtggaggaggccgtaggagggcaacaacccagcagcaggaccgctacctcctcctttgtgcaaggaggagcaggaggagcactgccagagccctgcaaaatgacctccagcaggccacaaatgtgcatgtgtctgttcaaacggtcagaaacagactccatgagggtggtatgagggcctgacgtccacaggtgggggttgggcttacagcccaacaccgtgcaggacatttagcatttgccagagaacaccaagattggctaATTTGCCattggtgccctgtgctcttcacagatgaaagcaggttcacactgagcactgAGACAGATgtgacgccgtggagaacgttctgctgccaaatcaaatcaaattttatttgtcacatacacatggttagcagatgttaatgcgagtgtagcgaaatgcttgtgcttctagttccgacaatgcagtaataacgaacaagtaatctaactaacaattccaaaaaaactactgtcttatacacagtgtaaggggataaagaatatgtacataaggatatatgaatgagtgatggtacagagcagcataggcaagatacagtagatgatatcgagtacagtatatacatatgagatgagtatgtaaaccaagtggcgtagttaatgtggctagtgatacatgtattacataaggatgcagtcgatgatatagagtacagtatctacgtatgcatatgagatgaataatgtagggtaagtaacattatataaggtagcattgtttaaagtggctagtgatatatttacatcatttcccatcaattcccatgattaaagtggctggagtagagtcagtgtcattgacagtgtgttggcagtagccactcaatgttagtggtggctgtttaacagtctgatggccttgagatagaagctgtttttcagtctctcggtcccagctttgatgcacctgtactgacctcgccttctggatgacagcggggtgaacaggcagtggctcgggtggttgatgtccttgatgatctttatggccttcctgtagcatcgggtggtgtaggtgtcctggagggcaggtagtttgcccccggtgatgcgttgtgcagacctcactaccctctggagagccttacggttgagggcggtgcagttgccataccaggcggtgatacagcccgccaggatgctctcgattgtgcatctgtagaagtttgtgagtgcttttggtgacaagccgaatttcttcagcctcctgaggttgaagaggcgctgctgcgccttcctcacgatgctgtctgtgtgagtggaccaattcagtttgtctgtgatgtgtatgccgaggaacttaacttgctaccctctccactactgttccatcgatgtggatgggggggtgttccctctgctgtttcctgaagtccacaatcatctccttagttttgttgacgttgagtgtgaggttattttcctgacaccacactccgagggccctcacctcctccctgtaggccgtctcgtcgttattggtaatcaagcctaccactgttgtgtcgtccgcaaacttgatgattgagttggaggcgtgcgtggccacgcagtcgtgggtgaacagggagtacaggagagggctcagaacgcacccttgtggggccccagtgttgaggatcagcggggaggagatgttgttgcctaccctcaccacctgggggcggcccgtcaggaagtccagtgcccagttgcacagggcggggtcgagacccagggtctcgagcttgatgacgagcttggagggtactatggtgttgaatgccgagctgtagtcgatgaacagcattctcacataggtattcctcttgtccagatgggttagggcagtgtgcagtgtggttgagattgcatcgtctgtggacctatttgggcggtaaggaaattggagtgggtcaagggtgtcaggtagggtggaggtgatatggtccttgactagtctctcaaagcacttcatgatgacggatgtgagtgctacggggcggtagtcgtttagctcagttaccttagctttcttgggaacaggaacaatggtggccctcttgaagcatgtgggaacagcagactggtatagggattgattgaatatgtccgtaaacacaccggccagctggtctgcgcatgctctgagggcgcggctggggatgccgtctgggcaaggggcctgcaacatcctccagcagtaccggtttggcggtgggtcagtcatggtgtggggtggcatttctttggggggccgcacagccctccatgtgctcgccagaggtagcctgactgccattaggtaccgagatgagatccccaGACCCCTTGttagaccatatgctggtgcggttggtcctgggttcctcctaatgcaagaccatgctagacctcatgtggctggagtgtgtcagcagttcctgcaagaggaaggcattgatgctatggacgggcccgcccgttccccagacctgaatccaattgagcacatctgggacatcatgtctcgctcctttaatccaggtctgggaggacatCCCTCCGGAGACCATCCgctacctcatcaggagcatgcccaggcgttgtagggaagacatacaggcacgtggaggccacacacactactgagcctcattttgacttgttttaaggacattacatcaaagttggatcagcctgtagtgtggttttccacatgaattttgagtgtgactccaaatccagacctccatgggttgataaatttttgatttccattgataattagtgtgattttgttgtcagcacattcaactatgtaaagaaaaaagtatttaataagaatatttaagtCATTCACATCTAGGATgtattattttagtgttccctttatttttttttgagcagtgtatgtatatatttgaAAAAAGGAATGCAAAAATCATTTTCGGTTCAACTTTCCCAGCAACCAATCCTATTGAATACATTTTGCCTACGATCTTTCCTGCATGTATGACCTTTTGGTTACGCTACTCGTATCTTTGCTTTCACTGCCAGTCTTTTTTAGGGTGAGTTTTGGCATTCTTTTTTTCTGTGAAGGGTGGGGTTTAGAGCAAATTGTAGACAATGAATCTCTATTGGTTTGCTAGTTTTGGAGTGGCGGTCCTGAAATGTTTACATTCTCAACTTATTCATGTTTTCATTTTCAATTCAATACATATGGTGTGAAATAGACCCCATAAATCTGTTCTCAAGTATTTCCATGCATAATTGAGAGACGTGATCATATATCAATGTAAACAAGGTTTGaaattgttttagtcaaatattatatctgtttggatttcatgcagtcaatttgcagtctaccaattatttgtaattatgttccagccccccaccacccgctcaagaaaaaaaatcgacccacggctgaatctagttgatgatccctgccatATGGTGTGCTGCGGAGTGTTGTGATTTCAGACGATCACCCATATTGACCAGGATTTACCTTGCCACACCCACCAAACAGGTTTAAATGGAACTTAAAGGCTGTTGAAGAACATTGTGCACCGTTTTGTGGGAAACTGTCATTCAGTACGAACTGTCACGCAACGTAGCAAACATTGAAGCGAACTAAAGTGTCACTTCAGCCTCAGCCGGAACAGGGATGGAATTGtccgatttttttatttttttttcccCCTGTCTGACGTTCCAAACAAATGGAATCGTAATGCTGCTGTCAACAGTCGCCAAGATTCCATCATGAATTTTCACACTGAGTTTTGGGATGAAAACAAACAGGAGATTTAGACCCTAACTAACCGGTCTCCTAGCTGCTCAAGGGGAGTGGCTTATGATGCGAAGTGCCAACAGTATTACAGACCTGTCGGTGTGTTCGTGAACCATGACGTGCTGCTGTGTGGTGTGTTCTTGTCAACCCTTCTCACTGGGATATGTTAACTCTCTCTCCTGAATAGACTCAAATCCCCCTCCCCTGTCAGCCTGCTCCTGTTCCATGCCTGCTACAGCCTTGTCCAAACAAACCCCTGATTGTTCAGTTAGATTTGGAACCTTTACACCTTTTGTCGTAACTCAAACAATGCTAAAAAAACAACTGGTTCGATCCGAGTGAGGGAAGTggcagaaaaacacatttttgttaaACTGGAGCCatggagaaggggggagaggcaCAGAGCGATCAGCTGAAGGTTATTAGGGAGCGGAGGCCGTGCGGTGCatgtgagtaagacatggaaAGCTCAAAGCACCAGCGCAGGCATGGCAGGAGAGACCGTAACCACTGTTATTTCTTGCTAGACTTCTTGATAGGTACTATGTAACCGGATGGGATGATAAATAACtatcttgactgcatcaaactgAGAGACGCTAGCTAATTGAGGCTAGCAATAACGCGACTGCGCTTCTCACCGTCCTAGTTAGCCTACATAACTCCATTCAGGTTATAATGTAAATAGCAGCCAACCTTCTGGCTCTTCATTCTCATTTCATTTTTAATTCCACCTTCCATTGACAAGCAGAGCAGCGGTGCAATTGTCTTTTTCTCTCCATGGCAAGCACAAGGATCAGAGCGCATGCCTTTTATTGAAACTTTTCCCAAATCCTCAATCTAGTCGCACCATACAGCCCCTTGTGTTTTGATTTCTATGAAGTTTATAGGCCTATCACAatgaaataaataatggatttttaTTGAGACGTGTAGGCTATATGAAATGGGTTTAttctactttttaaaatgtagatgttcctaGGGCGCATGGAAGCCCGGCGATGGTAAACATGTtcgttaattaacagtcaattaccgtgagactggcAGTCTCTGCATTATAATTACTGGCGGACAGAATTTCATGACACCACGACCCTATATACGCCCACATCATTCCAACAGAAATCTTAACTCCTAGGTATAACATTGGCTGGTGAAGTCATATCGACAAGAGTTGTTGTGTAGATGGGGAAGGGTATATCTGTTATAAAAAAAACTGTAGTAGTTCAGGCTctggggcctgttgcacaaaactaggataagggattaagccaggatatcttggtgatcctggctcaattgatccgtaatccggttgcactaaagatggatagggggcaggaggatatgttatggtataaattaccatggagatttattctgtggagctagcctgctccagaccaggctaaattccaggatctatttaatctcatccctaatgtcagtcagcagtcaccacaaatggaaaccaatagttatttcactgctcactatacattgttatcacatataactagacccactgttattatttaaacgtttgtgatcattaatttcaatgattttggataaaaaatgatttttagatgatgttgctatcattagataatttacagtttcccatagactataaggctatatataaaatgatagaatattagggccacagaggggaaaaaaacacaagtcataatattgtaaccagttgttttaaaggaggacagttgttaaaatgacagatgtggggcatttcgtgaaattgtacttcagtatggtttcataaacaaagacatgctgatgtgccagaatattaagtatcacattgtcataagtatcaaaactgtaaaaacaatatgtagcttttctgcagaaagaaccagcctcataaatttatgactttatcctttttcttcagtgtggccctagtactctgtcatataaacaaatacacattccatatgaatataaaaacacaatgtgtaacattatgttcctttattgaataaggacaaaacaaagcaggtaaaccatcagctcctttcgaaactgaagtcacagtgactctacaagatggaaagcacagaatccaagcatattatacaaaatgatacatacacattcaaaggtctgtatataacacaccctgcatgtctgcacactaaaataaatgcaggacaaatccatacacatcaactgaacagacaaatgaatggatgcagtagcctccctgcagccttgtattacacacagtataccgcacaaacatcataagaggccaaattcgtcaaaaaacgaacccaaaaaaacccaaattcctctgccaccgcaggacatatttaaccaaaattgaaagcacacatactaactaaaataattcaacacatattggtccctcagcagccgaccactgtcgtcatcagggaagattgccggattgtcccagtccatggctggtggcactctgggggccctctccttcctcaggcaggccacattgtggaggacagcacaagccacagtaatatcacatgccctaacagggctgacccttaatttgtgaaggcagtgaaagcgtgccttcaggaggccaaaggtcatttcaactctggccctggtcctggcatgggcatggttgtaggcctgctgtgcttcctgggggtctgtgaaaggtgtcaggagaaaaggctggcagccataccccctgtctcccagcaacacaccagagaattcacctgtcaacacaaaatctcatcattactacctcataaacacagtgatattcttgacacagccatgatggttataaataggggttgtgtggcttaccttgtgataggcactgatagatttcagaggcccgaaagattctggagtcatggactgagccaggccattttgccacaacattgctgatcacacagtcagcattgcagaccatctgaaatcataagatgaggaatattacaccaatcaatgcacatcactggcaatgcagagtgttcgtcaatggacaatatcaaaaagttatgttcacctgaacattaatgctgtgaaaggatttcctattcacaaaatcggcctcatgggcacctgagggggcttttatccttatgtgtgtgcagtccactgcaccaatgacattggggaaacctgtcacacaaagtaatgagtatcctactatgtgttaacagttgtcctgtaatttgtagatcctcttacctgcaatcctatagaactcctctttgatgtcacagagtcttctgtggccagggaaggagatgaagacatctgctaatgctttgatagccagacacacactccttattGTGCGGCAAATTGTGGCCTTGTTCAGCTGTTCTGCATCCCCCACTGAGTACAGGAAGGCTCCACTAGCAAAAAAGCGCAAGGCCACACAAACCATTTGCTCCACACTCAGTGCATGGCTCCGTGCAGTGCGGTGCTTAATCCTGGGACCCAGTAGTCTGCATAGATACCTGATGCCATCTGCAGATGATGCCATCTGATGCCATCTGCACCACATCTCGCACGAATGGGCatgccattgtcagagcagaaaggaacacacaattttgggccttcatataggctagtggccacacctggtgctgggggggtgggcaaaagagggcgatgccttataacgatgacttggttgtactgattgctgggaaaataaaaaaaccttagaaagatgccaccgtcctgtgtgctcacaataagagctcatatgtcatggctcacttgactttacgagaatatacctaatttttattttgagctgtgtcatcttcttggagctgggggaggaaagaaaaataatgattaatacatttgtgttacagttagcatacagtgtacattgaaggcatatctcacctccctctcaagtttttttatttcaaggtccagtttcctaattgtcctcttttttatttcgaactccagtgcaagattttccatctttttcttcttgtactgaatgtctatgtctgccagttctatttggcgccggaggtggttgccatacaactttctgatagcttgtgagctctgtgaacacaatacaattagcgcagctggaatttggcaggatgtggtgtccttttattaatacgcactatgttgccaggctggttttcccactgtatagcatctgggtcctgtaaaagaaattagatttttgattttcatgaggactcctcaccattgtagagtaaatagtactttcacagtcttaacatgatacctcatgccttctggaatccagagagatggtctcctcctcatcatcgtctccatcatgtgctgttgctgctgcactggggccttcaccctatcacatttaatcggattcatattgaagctagtagacaagacatgccaggcctacagtatgcctttgatggagtactcactggatcagcatcgtctggtgcttgtgctggtggctctaacaggaacacagtgctgccagacactgcaaggcaataggtaaaccaaagtcagacagtccaaattgattcaatatgaatGTGGTTGTATCCCATGTAGAGATGGAAGGACATACCTTGAATGAAGCGGGTGGCATCTTGGGAGGAACCTATGCTCGTCTCTTTCCCCCCAGGGATCCCCTCTAAGACGGGCCTTCCTTTATTTTGCTCCAAGGCCATGTCCTCTGCTGGTGTAAGGTCAGCCTTTGGTGACCCACCACCCGTGCCTTGTCTGTGGGTATTCTTTTTCACtgctaaaacagtacagacaatgtgtgagcaggcaccttctgggtacaatatatgcttgtgctttgttaaatattagtcagggaccataccattctgcagaatgttcttgtatttgattttgacctgctgccatgtccgttttggcccgttcatgtttaatctacacacacacacacacacacacacacacacatttaatggagtcacactgcaaaaaattacttggtatttttgtcttgttttcagtaaaaatatcaaaaaaattatcatagctttatacagtgtgatggagttactttacacaatttcactcatatctgcagtgcatttcaataaaaaatttaaccgtttcataattacagtacaactgcatttttggagatgtgaattaaatatttgaattgtaattgtgatgtttcagcggagcggtgagtgtgtaattgtgcactacttacgcattcaggcggtctgcaatactttgccacgctttttctctttgctttatcactgtggcggtgttgcctttcttcttaattatatcttttacctcctcgtatgcctccatgaggatttgtgcttccgacggggaaaagtacgcggctctagttgccatggtaaatcagttaatctgtgatctgtggcggggtctatttgagtgagccgtgagcgcgcacctatccaggattggtttcacctggcttaatgaatccgtgtctgctcatcctggcttggtctttgtgcaaccaattaagcctggacgcacatgttttggcttcattgagctcagctgagtcatttatcccggatgtcttaattctacttttgtgcaacaggcccctgGTCTTGATTTACTGTCAATATGGTCAACTGCAGTGAAGAAAGAGGTAGCAAACTGCAGCTagctcaaaacagagcagcatGGCTTGCCCTTAACTGCACGTACAGAACTATCATCAACATGCATGCCAGGCtttcctggttgagggttgaAGAGAGATTAACTGCTTCTCTTTCATAATTTCTTTGTTTGAATATTACTGTGACAAATTCAATTGCATGATCAAGTAACATTTATTTCAGATGCCCATACATGACACCACGGGTTTTTTCAGTCTCGAAGTTCAAAACAAATTCACGGCAATGCCGTTTTCTACAAAGCCATGATCGCATGGAACTCCCATCTCCAATTTACTCAACCAAACAGCAAAAGTACcttttttaaaaaaacaaatgatttaAACAACTCATGGAATGCTGGGACTGTGAGGGAACACGtgcactagaggtcgactgatttatgatttttcaatgccgataccgatttattggagggcCCCCACAAAAAAAAGCCACTGCCGatttaatcggccaattttttatataaaaaaatatatatatttaaaaaaatgtattttgtaataatgacaattccaacaatactgaatgaacacttattttaacttaatataatacatcaataaaatcaatttagcctcatgtagataatgaaacatgttcaattgggtttaaatattgcaaaaacaaagtgttggagaagaacgtaaaagtgcaatatgtgctatgtaagaaagctaacgtttcagttccttgctcagagcatgagaacatatgaaagctggtggttccttttaacaggagtcttcaatattctcaggtaagaagttttaggttgtagtttattataggactatttccctctaccatttgtatttcattttacctttgactattggatgttcttataggcactttagtattgccagtgtaacagtatagcctccgtccctttccttgctcctccctgggcttgaaccagcaacacaacgacaacagccaccacatgcagagcaagggaaacaaccaccccaaggctccgagcgagtgaagtttgaaatgctattagcgcgcgctaactagccagacatttcacttcggtcacaccagcctcatctcgggagttgataggtttgaagtcatgaacagcgcaatgcttgacgcacaacgaagagctgctggcaaaacgcacaaaagtgctgtttgaatgtttacttgcctgcttctgcctaccaccgctcagtcagatacttagatacttgtatgctcagtcagattatatgcaacacaggacacgctaggtaatatcatcaaccatgtgtagttaactagtgattattattgatggttttttataagataagtttaatgctagctagcaacttaccttggcttactgcatttgcgtaacaggcagtctcccaggtcgttattgcgttggactagttaactgtaaggttgcaagattggatcccccgagctgacaatgtgaaaatctgtctttctgcccctgaacaaggcagttaacccacccttcctaggccgtcattcaaaataagaatgtgttaaccGACtttcctaattaaataaaggtgtaaaaaaaaaaaaacacgtaaaaaaatcggcgcccaaaaatactgatttccgattgttatgaaaacttgaaatcgggcctacttaatcggtcgacctctaacgtGCGCACACTATCACTATTTTtgagttgtattgtttgtataatatttttgttttttaatgtgGCTGTCCTTGTCTaccagtgttttgttacttgtcatgttttgtggaccccaggacgAATAGCTGCTGCTTCTGTAAAAGTTAATGAAAGCTGCCCATACATTgcacaaataaataaacacagaAAAGCTGCATTTTGACACTCCATTAACTTTTTTTTACcattaattataggtcatatttaatAAGAATCTTGAAACACTGgacaattttattttttaaagccaatttcctgcaattctacacattttgccatgacgtACGCCATGTTCTTATTCTATCGGAATGACTCAAACGTTAAAACAAAATCAGAGGGCCCCATGTCATGACGTCTTTGGAAATGTCTATTCTGTCTAGTTTTTATTTGGGTGGTTCTCCAAAGATGAGCTCATTTAAACGTGTGTATATAGCTCCAGTatattttctacatactttatatctggttttagtcattttaagtTTACACAAACGTTTTATcttccataaataaataaaaatgactgTTGCGATTGGTGGCCATGATTTTATTGCTTTCCTGACAGGGCACAGAGAGAGCCTAACCCAAAGAGAGCCATTTCCTTCCCCTTTGTCTGCTGTTCTTACCCAACCACAATAATGTTCTACATCTAGCCTAAACATGTTTTGAATGTCATGCCAACAGCAGACAACATTCTAGTTATGTTATTGAATGTAATGGTACATGTGATGCCACCAGCAGACAACGTTCTAGCTACGTTATTGTAGAGATGAGCATGAGTAATAGGTTTGTTGCCCGTTTTGAGTACTCAATCTTTGAACcagagattaaaaaaa from the Oncorhynchus tshawytscha isolate Ot180627B linkage group LG33, Otsh_v2.0, whole genome shotgun sequence genome contains:
- the LOC121841650 gene encoding putative nuclease HARBI1; its protein translation is MASSADGIRYLCRLLGPRIKHRTARSHALSVEQMVCVALRFFASGAFLYSVGDAEQLNKATICRTIRSVCLAIKALADVFISFPGHRRLCDIKEEFYRIAGFPNVIGAVDCTHIRIKAPSGAHEADFVNRKSFHSINVQMVCNADCVISNVVAKWPGSVHDSRIFRASEIYQCLSQGEFSGVLLGDRGYGCQPFLLTPFTDPQEAQQAYNHAHARTRARVEMTFGLLKARFHCLHKLRVSPVRACDITVACAVLHNVACLRK